Proteins co-encoded in one Ponticoccus alexandrii genomic window:
- a CDS encoding bifunctional riboflavin kinase/FAD synthetase produces the protein MRIVRDYQYVRPEDRGASVAIGNFDGVHLGHQAVIDLARNAAPAAPLGVLTFEPHPREYFAPEAPAFRLMSAEARAARLEKLGVEHLYQLNFNTALASLTPHEFATNVIRDGLGLVHVVVGADFCFGKGRAGTVADLQAFGEEMGFGVTVAELLETGGQEVSSTAIREALSAGRPRDAALQLGHWHRIDGQVIGGEQRGRVLGYPTANMSIDGLHPPKLGVYAVLVEVRDGPHKGSYHGAASIGVRPMFGENTANIETFLFDFTGDLYGATLSVGLVDYLRPEEKFDSLDALIVQMDADCTRAREILSAL, from the coding sequence ATGCGCATCGTTCGAGACTACCAATATGTCAGGCCCGAGGATCGGGGTGCCAGCGTTGCCATCGGCAACTTCGACGGCGTGCACCTCGGCCATCAGGCGGTCATCGACCTTGCCCGCAACGCGGCGCCCGCCGCCCCGCTGGGCGTGCTGACCTTCGAGCCGCACCCGCGCGAGTATTTCGCCCCCGAGGCCCCCGCCTTTCGCCTGATGAGCGCAGAGGCCCGCGCCGCGCGCCTTGAAAAGCTGGGCGTCGAACACCTGTATCAACTGAACTTCAACACCGCGCTGGCCTCGCTGACGCCGCACGAGTTTGCCACCAATGTCATTCGCGACGGACTGGGGCTGGTGCATGTGGTCGTGGGCGCTGACTTCTGTTTCGGCAAGGGCCGCGCGGGGACTGTGGCGGACCTTCAGGCCTTCGGCGAAGAGATGGGATTCGGTGTGACCGTGGCCGAGCTGCTGGAGACCGGCGGGCAAGAGGTCTCTTCGACCGCGATCCGCGAGGCCCTGTCTGCCGGGCGACCCCGCGACGCCGCCCTGCAACTGGGCCACTGGCACCGCATCGACGGGCAGGTGATCGGCGGCGAACAACGCGGGCGCGTGCTGGGCTATCCGACCGCGAACATGTCCATCGACGGGCTGCACCCGCCGAAGCTGGGCGTCTACGCGGTGCTGGTCGAGGTTCGCGACGGCCCGCACAAGGGCAGCTACCACGGCGCCGCCTCGATCGGCGTGCGGCCCATGTTCGGCGAGAACACCGCCAATATCGAGACCTTCCTCTTCGATTTCACCGGCGACCTCTACGGCGCCACCCTCTCGGTCGGGCTGGTGGACTACCTGCGACCCGAAGAGAAATTCGACAGCCTCGACGCGCTGATCGTCCAGATGGATGCCGATTGCACCCGCGCCCGAGAGATCCTTTCGGCGCTCTGA